One Candidatus Thermodiscus eudorianus DNA segment encodes these proteins:
- a CDS encoding creatininase family protein: MPRYLPYMSYREFEEGVRGSLIVLPVGSLEQHCGGPLGADALIAEALAFRSCLVLESKGVSCIILPTLYYGFSPEWVKAPGTVTLSLSSLASVIDDIVSSLARHGVDKLAIVNAHGGNSGLLEAVSRELSKKYGVLLGVFDYWRVSGLKLGHCDDIERDLLSSLLYLDPDCSCEHTASIPPYRLTGQLPPDTGIEGSPSPGYRVIAYKLAKALEEFYRQERSQPPRRVGE; the protein is encoded by the coding sequence GTGCCCCGCTACCTACCCTATATGAGCTATAGGGAGTTCGAGGAGGGTGTTAGAGGGTCCCTCATAGTACTGCCGGTGGGGAGCCTGGAGCAACACTGCGGGGGGCCTCTGGGGGCTGACGCCCTCATAGCGGAGGCGCTGGCCTTCCGTTCCTGCCTGGTACTGGAGTCTAAAGGGGTTAGCTGCATAATACTCCCCACCCTCTACTATGGTTTCTCCCCCGAGTGGGTGAAGGCGCCCGGCACTGTCACGCTCTCCCTCAGCTCGCTGGCTAGCGTGATCGATGATATAGTGTCTTCTCTGGCGCGCCATGGGGTGGACAAGCTAGCTATAGTCAACGCCCACGGCGGTAATAGTGGCTTGCTGGAGGCCGTCTCCCGCGAGCTATCCAAAAAGTACGGCGTCCTCCTGGGGGTCTTCGACTATTGGAGGGTGTCTGGGTTGAAGCTGGGCCACTGCGACGATATCGAGAGGGATCTACTCTCAAGCCTACTATATCTAGACCCTGACTGCTCATGCGAGCACACGGCCTCGATACCACCGTATCGTCTCACAGGCCAGCTGCCGCCCGACACGGGTATAGAGGGCTCCCCCTCGCCCGGCTACCGTGTGATAGCCTACAAGCTGGCTAAAGCCCTCGAAGAGTTCTATAGGCAGGAGCGCTCCCAGCCCCCGCGCCGGGTAGGAGAATAG
- the nucS gene encoding endonuclease NucS, which produces MRVVYTSPKDVEEAVEHLKGVIPRKPWIAFFGQCRVEYEGRAASRSTPGDKLVIIKPSGSVIVHGPKGFKPQNWQPDTYTITVSLENEELVLKAYRRRPYEILVVRCNRVYHIMEGYEALDSAFWMYINEYEIRDVLASKPSLIEDGLRITSVEKPVEPGFVDLYGRDSLGRLVVIELKRVKAGEEAVHQLLKYVEAFRKRGVDVRPILVAPDFTDSARLLASRSGVELKRIDLKSIYELVKSRERKKPGSLADFL; this is translated from the coding sequence TTGAGGGTCGTCTACACGAGCCCGAAGGACGTGGAGGAGGCGGTCGAGCACCTCAAAGGCGTCATACCCAGGAAGCCGTGGATAGCCTTCTTCGGCCAGTGCCGCGTCGAGTATGAGGGCAGGGCCGCGAGCAGAAGCACGCCCGGCGACAAGCTGGTCATAATCAAGCCTAGCGGGAGCGTTATAGTGCATGGGCCCAAAGGGTTCAAGCCCCAGAACTGGCAGCCTGATACCTATACGATAACAGTCTCGCTGGAGAACGAGGAGCTAGTCCTAAAGGCCTATAGGAGGAGGCCCTACGAGATACTGGTCGTGAGATGCAACAGGGTCTACCATATAATGGAGGGATACGAAGCCCTAGACAGCGCGTTTTGGATGTACATAAACGAGTACGAGATACGGGACGTCCTCGCAAGCAAGCCCAGCCTGATAGAGGATGGACTGAGGATTACAAGCGTCGAGAAGCCCGTGGAGCCCGGGTTCGTGGACCTCTACGGCAGGGACTCGCTCGGGAGGCTCGTTGTGATAGAGTTGAAGAGGGTTAAGGCGGGCGAGGAGGCCGTCCACCAGCTCCTGAAGTACGTTGAGGCGTTTAGGAAGCGCGGTGTAGATGTGAGGCCTATCCTGGTGGCCCCCGACTTCACGGACTCCGCGAGACTGCTCGCGAGCAGGTCTGGCGTCGAGCTCAAGAGGATAGACTTGAAGAGTATCTACGAACTCGTAAAGTCCAGGGAGAGGAAGAAGCCCGGCAGCCTAGCAGACTTCCTCTAG
- a CDS encoding U6 snRNA-associated Sm-like protein LSm6 yields the protein MAQLNPVKYLRNQINKEIYVRLKDGSEYIGKLIATDTTMNLVLDDAKRLQGGGREVKAVLGKVFIRGSMIQYISFEPEKAAFEALAGSQS from the coding sequence GTGGCACAGCTAAACCCGGTAAAATACCTCAGAAACCAGATAAACAAGGAGATCTACGTCCGGCTTAAGGATGGCAGCGAGTACATAGGCAAGCTGATAGCCACTGATACCACGATGAACCTGGTACTGGACGATGCTAAGAGGCTCCAGGGCGGGGGACGTGAGGTAAAGGCTGTGCTCGGAAAGGTCTTTATACGCGGGAGCATGATCCAGTACATCAGCTTCGAGCCCGAGAAGGCGGCATTCGAGGCCCTGGCAGGGAGCCAATCCTAG
- a CDS encoding MGMT family protein codes for MLGISPRLAGRLMALNDEPIVVPCHRVIASDKSLGGYSLGGVGVKRRLLELEGVAFDSTGRVKEEYIVDIEELLEGEGLDS; via the coding sequence CTGCTCGGGATAAGTCCGCGACTGGCCGGGAGGCTGATGGCGTTGAATGACGAGCCGATAGTTGTCCCATGCCATCGTGTTATAGCGAGCGATAAGAGCCTGGGCGGCTATAGCCTGGGGGGTGTAGGCGTTAAGAGACGACTCCTTGAGCTTGAAGGGGTGGCGTTCGACTCGACGGGACGAGTTAAGGAAGAGTACATAGTTGATATAGAGGAGTTGCTCGAAGGGGAGGGCTTAGATTCTTAA
- a CDS encoding translation initiation factor IF-2 subunit beta yields the protein MEKAEAEKLKDYEWLLERLYQKVPPKSGSAEYRLPELQVLRIGSQTIIQNFREISMRLKRDPQIVARYLQKELAAAGSYDPNSGQLVLNVKVSRKVLAKFLDLFLKNYVKCPTCGSVDTRLEKRGRTWVLVCEACGAEQPVKPI from the coding sequence GTGGAGAAGGCAGAGGCGGAGAAGTTAAAGGACTACGAGTGGCTACTGGAGAGGCTCTACCAGAAGGTGCCACCGAAGAGCGGCTCAGCAGAGTATAGGCTTCCAGAGCTACAGGTGCTCAGGATAGGCTCCCAGACCATAATACAGAATTTCCGCGAGATCTCGATGAGGCTAAAACGCGACCCGCAAATAGTGGCTAGATACCTCCAGAAGGAGCTAGCCGCGGCTGGATCCTACGACCCCAACAGCGGCCAGCTCGTGCTCAACGTCAAGGTCTCCAGGAAAGTGCTGGCGAAATTCCTCGACCTCTTCCTAAAGAACTATGTGAAATGCCCGACCTGCGGGAGCGTCGATACCAGGCTTGAGAAGAGGGGCAGGACCTGGGTGCTTGTCTGCGAGGCTTGCGGAGCCGAGCAGCCGGTTAAGCCCATATAA
- a CDS encoding tRNA (N(6)-L-threonylcarbamoyladenosine(37)-C(2))-methylthiotransferase, translating into MGKGVTGRYYIETYGCALAQFEARAMMELLEKDGYRRVPRPEEADVIVVNTCAVRLDTEQRIAERLEKLYRKLPSKRYVVAGCLAKARPGLIRRIIPKASLLSPQAVDRVVEAARSGVPRLFLDGSRNTRWMPASLVDRDRGLVASIMIQEGCLNNCSYCITKLARGGPKSYPPRVVVDAVKRAVEQGAVEIRLTGTDTAAYGVDLPGRPTLADLVWSILEKVEGEYMLRIGMMTPEMAMELSRDLIEAYRSARVYKFFHIPVQSGDDRVLGIMGRRYTVDEFKGLHAFIKHNYPDSMFATDIIVGHPGEDDEAFLNTVRLVEELRFERVHLAQYSIRPHTRAASMRQVSDGVKKQRSKILSKIVEEITLDIHRRYIGSRHNALITEIGWRRNALTARLDNYFPVVLIGGHAVLGERVIVEIRDATYFDLRGVVVE; encoded by the coding sequence ATGGGAAAGGGAGTGACTGGAAGATACTATATCGAAACGTATGGATGCGCCCTTGCCCAATTCGAGGCCAGGGCTATGATGGAGTTGTTAGAGAAGGACGGCTATAGACGTGTTCCACGCCCCGAGGAGGCAGACGTCATAGTTGTGAATACATGTGCTGTCAGGCTCGACACCGAGCAGCGCATAGCTGAGAGGCTTGAGAAACTCTACAGGAAGCTACCCAGTAAGAGGTACGTTGTAGCCGGGTGCCTGGCTAAGGCTAGGCCAGGCCTCATCAGGAGGATAATCCCGAAGGCGAGCCTACTCTCGCCCCAGGCAGTAGATAGGGTCGTCGAGGCAGCCCGGTCGGGAGTCCCCCGCTTGTTCTTGGACGGTAGCAGGAATACCCGGTGGATGCCCGCTAGCCTAGTCGACAGGGATAGAGGCCTCGTCGCGTCTATAATGATCCAGGAGGGATGCCTGAACAATTGCAGTTATTGTATAACTAAGCTAGCTAGGGGCGGTCCGAAGAGTTATCCTCCAAGGGTTGTAGTTGACGCGGTTAAGAGGGCCGTGGAACAGGGAGCGGTGGAGATACGCCTGACGGGAACCGATACAGCTGCTTACGGAGTTGACCTCCCGGGCAGGCCTACGTTAGCCGACCTGGTCTGGAGTATCTTGGAGAAGGTCGAGGGCGAATACATGTTGAGGATAGGTATGATGACGCCGGAGATGGCGATGGAGCTCTCTCGTGACCTGATTGAGGCCTATAGGAGCGCTAGGGTATACAAGTTCTTCCACATACCCGTCCAGTCCGGCGATGACAGGGTTCTGGGCATTATGGGGAGAAGGTATACTGTAGACGAGTTCAAGGGGCTCCACGCCTTCATAAAACACAACTACCCGGACTCCATGTTCGCGACCGACATCATAGTCGGCCACCCGGGCGAGGACGATGAAGCTTTCCTAAACACTGTTAGGCTCGTTGAAGAGCTAAGATTCGAGCGAGTACACCTGGCGCAGTACAGCATAAGGCCACATACCAGAGCCGCCTCCATGAGACAGGTGTCAGATGGCGTGAAGAAACAACGGTCGAAAATCCTCTCAAAGATAGTAGAAGAGATAACGCTGGATATCCACAGGAGGTACATAGGATCAAGGCACAACGCGTTAATCACAGAGATCGGGTGGAGGAGGAACGCGTTAACCGCGCGATTAGACAACTACTTCCCAGTGGTCCTGATAGGCGGGCACGCAGTGTTGGGTGAGAGGGTTATCGTCGAGATTAGGGATGCAACCTACTTTGACCTCAGAGGAGTCGTCGTGGAGTAG
- a CDS encoding methyltransferase — MNDYNGIIVGVGGNLYLELYEYAPIHVPVLDKQLAEKIMNASSRNITYKMGYAEVSVARIDREILQFQVMGKVYELSVDVLKGIRGGDKLYAVLGDGKLVPLEVRGSSYYKLYPTSPSTPPTLEIDGIHMHRITGSDPHRDTLAKINAARIRRGSRVLDTCMGLGYTAIYSLDSGASLVVSFEVSEEVLLLAEYNPWSWRLSDARITILHNDVTEAIHYLPEGYFDRVIHDPPRLTSSTGDLYSRRFYGELYRVMKPGGILFHYTGEPGKLRRINLPGRVASRLKETGFIVKYYDGRARGVVAVRPR; from the coding sequence ATGAACGACTATAATGGGATAATCGTTGGGGTCGGGGGCAACTTGTACCTAGAGTTATACGAGTACGCGCCTATACACGTCCCGGTACTAGATAAACAGCTAGCGGAAAAGATAATGAACGCATCCAGTCGTAACATAACCTATAAGATGGGTTACGCCGAAGTATCCGTAGCCAGGATAGACCGCGAGATACTACAGTTCCAGGTTATGGGTAAGGTCTACGAGCTTTCGGTAGACGTGCTAAAGGGGATCCGCGGGGGAGACAAGCTCTACGCGGTACTCGGAGACGGGAAGCTAGTGCCGTTGGAGGTCAGAGGTAGCAGTTACTATAAACTATACCCGACGTCTCCATCGACACCGCCAACACTTGAAATAGACGGGATACACATGCACAGGATAACTGGCTCGGACCCCCACAGAGACACTCTAGCGAAGATCAACGCCGCTAGGATACGGCGCGGGTCCAGGGTCCTAGATACCTGCATGGGTCTCGGCTACACGGCGATATACTCGTTAGACTCTGGGGCAAGCCTAGTGGTGTCGTTCGAGGTGAGTGAGGAGGTACTCCTTCTAGCCGAGTACAACCCGTGGAGCTGGAGGCTGTCCGATGCCAGGATAACTATACTACATAATGATGTAACCGAGGCCATACACTACCTCCCCGAAGGGTACTTCGACAGGGTTATCCATGACCCTCCTCGCCTAACGTCCTCCACAGGAGACCTCTATTCGAGGAGATTCTACGGGGAGCTCTACAGGGTTATGAAGCCCGGGGGTATCCTCTTCCATTACACGGGAGAGCCTGGCAAGCTGAGGAGGATCAATCTACCGGGCAGAGTTGCGTCGAGGCTCAAGGAGACAGGGTTTATAGTGAAATATTATGATGGGAGGGCTAGAGGGGTGGTGGCGGTTAGACCGCGTTAA
- a CDS encoding ATP-binding protein, with the protein MISRGVQVLEKAVRNHVLAAMKAEKRGDYEVALYNMKKAVEILENLIRNYPDHPLISLYMKSLKQYKAKIKHLEGKLLPANGPDEEYRVEIQGEGKSDVPPEFVLKEKPNITFDDIAGLDDAKEAIREAIIYPIKRPDLFPIEWPRGILLYGPPGTGKTMLGAAVANEVNGEFLYVSAANIMSKWLGEGEKNVKRLFDYARRRAEQGIPVIIFIDEIDDLFGVHSSEVGGEVRVRNHFLKEMDGLLDKGKKLHIYVIGATNKPWKLDEAFIRRFQKRIYVPLPDRRARKRLLEMLTSKIKLAPDVDLDELADMLEGYNGSDIKDIVFDAYMRTVKEFFKNGSDSDSPRPVTMDDFRDVIRKRKPSVDPENLKALENWRKRFNAV; encoded by the coding sequence GTGATCAGCAGAGGGGTGCAGGTTCTAGAGAAGGCTGTGAGGAACCATGTGCTGGCGGCTATGAAGGCCGAGAAGAGGGGAGACTATGAGGTAGCTCTCTATAACATGAAGAAGGCTGTGGAGATACTTGAGAACCTTATACGCAACTATCCAGACCACCCGTTGATAAGCCTCTACATGAAGAGCCTGAAGCAGTACAAGGCCAAGATAAAGCATCTTGAGGGGAAGCTGCTCCCCGCTAATGGGCCCGACGAGGAGTACAGGGTTGAAATACAGGGCGAGGGTAAAAGCGATGTTCCACCAGAGTTCGTCCTCAAGGAGAAGCCCAATATAACCTTCGACGACATAGCCGGGCTCGACGATGCGAAGGAGGCTATAAGGGAGGCCATAATCTACCCGATAAAGAGGCCCGACCTGTTCCCCATAGAGTGGCCCCGGGGAATACTGCTCTACGGGCCTCCCGGAACCGGGAAGACTATGTTGGGAGCCGCTGTGGCTAATGAAGTGAACGGCGAGTTCCTCTACGTTAGTGCAGCCAATATAATGAGTAAGTGGCTTGGGGAGGGAGAGAAGAATGTGAAGAGGTTATTCGACTATGCTAGGAGGCGCGCGGAGCAGGGGATCCCGGTCATAATATTCATAGACGAGATCGACGATCTCTTCGGCGTTCACTCCAGCGAGGTCGGAGGCGAGGTCAGGGTTAGGAACCACTTCCTCAAAGAGATGGACGGGCTCCTGGATAAGGGCAAGAAACTGCACATCTATGTGATCGGCGCCACTAACAAGCCCTGGAAGCTGGATGAAGCCTTCATAAGGAGGTTCCAGAAGAGGATATACGTGCCCCTACCGGACAGGAGGGCCAGGAAGAGACTCCTGGAGATGTTGACCTCGAAGATAAAGCTTGCCCCGGACGTTGATCTAGACGAGCTGGCCGATATGCTCGAAGGCTATAATGGAAGCGACATCAAAGACATAGTATTCGATGCCTACATGAGGACCGTGAAAGAGTTCTTCAAGAACGGAAGCGACAGCGACAGTCCAAGGCCCGTAACGATGGACGACTTCAGGGATGTTATCAGGAAGAGGAAGCCTAGCGTCGACCCCGAGAACCTAAAGGCCCTAGAGAACTGGCGCAAGAGGTTTAACGCGGTCTAA
- a CDS encoding GntR family transcriptional regulator — protein sequence MFGIIKRLRARATWTAEESVDPVAGVPGEEFDYDFDDVLAQLSIARDKAKEVYYRITDEINNLHGKLYESIKKNDKDTAEIIAAELVVKKRHLKILIAYIKLLEAAISRIRTTRDFTETAKIFATVNLVLKNMESYMYDSPELTAVFAQFANAAQSVISQSTILSESMPVPNSIAELDPEVKRLLASAFEEAEREAKNLAPSIPESIVVDYEVLEEKLLAYLRRNGGVLNVRKAAAELGVSTRVVKEVLYRLEQKGVIRITSKSPAGGESLPA from the coding sequence GTGTTCGGCATCATAAAGAGGTTACGGGCGAGGGCTACCTGGACTGCCGAGGAGAGCGTCGATCCCGTAGCTGGTGTTCCCGGTGAAGAGTTCGACTATGACTTCGACGACGTCCTAGCCCAGCTCTCGATCGCGAGGGATAAGGCAAAGGAAGTCTACTATAGGATCACCGACGAGATAAACAATCTCCATGGCAAACTCTACGAGTCCATAAAGAAGAATGACAAGGACACCGCTGAGATCATCGCAGCCGAGCTCGTAGTTAAGAAGAGGCATCTAAAGATACTCATAGCCTATATAAAGTTGCTAGAAGCAGCCATATCAAGGATAAGGACGACAAGAGACTTCACAGAGACAGCGAAGATATTTGCAACAGTAAACCTAGTGTTGAAGAACATGGAGTCATACATGTATGACTCCCCAGAGCTGACAGCCGTGTTCGCCCAGTTCGCCAATGCAGCGCAATCAGTGATATCACAGTCAACTATACTCTCTGAGAGCATGCCTGTTCCAAACAGCATAGCCGAGCTGGACCCAGAGGTTAAGAGGCTACTGGCAAGCGCCTTCGAGGAGGCTGAGAGGGAGGCTAAGAACCTGGCCCCATCCATACCAGAGTCGATAGTCGTCGACTACGAGGTGCTAGAGGAGAAGCTGCTAGCGTATCTTAGGAGGAATGGCGGCGTCCTCAATGTGAGGAAGGCCGCCGCTGAGCTCGGCGTGTCAACGCGAGTGGTCAAGGAAGTGCTCTACAGGCTGGAACAGAAGGGCGTCATAAGGATCACCTCGAAGAGCCCCGCCGGCGGGGAGAGCCTGCCGGCGTAA
- a CDS encoding magnesium transporter produces MQVAAGLHIANIGDFFNIVLMAFFAKTLLRHPEALALVPSLAAMRGAIVTSMASRVSTALHLGTLKPSNTIILKREFPVLLSLALLTSTYAAIIVGVTTGYDIYREIGIGALSGLLSIIFLAPTSVAIATFGYRRGLDPDRYMAPILTVIGDISTSPTIVAVVLLLDRVSGDGSILIALTLAYASLSSIIVLARGLPGRARVLAESITALAIVGLFEAYAGGSLVKYSQLFVAVGILHAIPSIMEDVGAAASVVASRLSTLSHLYGLTGSIKKVPAVILEVIVGSISPLLALSLIAFMTGSIAGFTPEIGVLATVICIGGLVSILAFSLVSLALVHASIITGADPDNVVIPVLTSIVDALSIPLLALIATAIYM; encoded by the coding sequence TTGCAGGTAGCCGCTGGCCTACACATAGCTAACATCGGCGATTTTTTTAATATCGTGCTCATGGCGTTCTTCGCCAAGACACTGCTGAGGCATCCCGAGGCTTTAGCCCTGGTCCCTAGCCTAGCCGCCATGAGGGGGGCTATAGTCACGAGCATGGCCTCCCGCGTATCTACGGCTCTACACCTGGGAACACTGAAACCCTCAAATACAATAATATTAAAGAGGGAATTCCCGGTTCTATTATCGCTGGCCCTCCTAACGAGCACATACGCGGCGATCATCGTGGGCGTAACGACTGGATACGACATCTACCGCGAGATAGGGATAGGAGCACTCTCAGGGCTCCTATCCATAATATTCCTAGCCCCTACTAGTGTAGCGATAGCGACCTTCGGATACCGTAGGGGTTTGGACCCGGACCGGTATATGGCCCCCATATTGACGGTTATAGGCGATATATCGACGTCGCCGACGATAGTCGCTGTTGTCCTGCTCCTCGATAGAGTGAGCGGGGATGGGTCGATTCTTATAGCCTTGACACTGGCGTACGCCTCGCTGTCATCGATTATAGTCCTAGCTAGGGGGCTGCCCGGCAGGGCGAGGGTTCTAGCCGAGTCGATAACCGCGTTAGCAATCGTCGGACTCTTCGAGGCCTACGCGGGTGGATCCCTGGTGAAGTACTCTCAGTTGTTCGTCGCCGTCGGAATATTACATGCTATACCGAGTATAATGGAGGATGTAGGTGCTGCAGCTAGCGTTGTTGCATCGAGGCTGTCGACCTTGTCACACCTCTACGGGCTAACTGGCTCTATCAAGAAGGTCCCAGCGGTCATCCTTGAGGTGATTGTGGGAAGCATAAGTCCGCTCCTCGCATTATCTCTTATCGCGTTTATGACAGGGTCCATCGCTGGGTTCACGCCCGAGATAGGAGTCCTCGCTACGGTGATATGCATCGGGGGATTGGTCAGCATCCTAGCCTTCTCGCTTGTATCCCTGGCTCTTGTACACGCAAGCATCATAACGGGAGCGGATCCCGATAACGTTGTAATACCGGTGCTGACTTCTATAGTAGACGCCCTCTCCATACCACTACTGGCCTTGATCGCCACGGCGATCTACATGTAG
- a CDS encoding arginine--tRNA ligase, giving the protein MNSNRADPYTELHTKLTEIVSRRTGEDPRRVSWLITPPRKGYGDLSIPLVRFSRRHGISPDTLFSDILSDIKDLGLPIEKASLEKGYMNLALDVPELVKRLSAMLSGGWTVRIPPIDNPLRIVVEHTSANPIHPLHIGHARNTSIGDTLARMLEARGHIVNTRFYIDDVGKQVAIVAYGFKVLGVDPLEEARKLNMKPDHLVGWVYATTFTLLDIARLKREIDGLTDDQDKKTLLGKLDELIAIAAGLKERDPGSYFDKLLAGLEPGVDHEAEIQKLMQRYERGLEPERSLVRRVTGTVLEGFKETLSRLEVEFDDWDWESDIVWSSRVAKIIEEAKKSPYYIKYKGTDAIDIPRIIEEVLERDLEARNAIRIPKGWEIPPLILVRADGTTLYTTRDLAYTLYKFEEFSSDKVVNVIGADQRLAQLQLRLALLGLGYKKEALNLIHYDYEIVSLPGQRMSSRRGKLVDLDGILDSLHARASLEVRKRNPEASEEWVDDVAWKIAVGALRFALVRTNARRPIVFDPERALNLEENSGPYLQYTHARAVGILRKHGPVNYDSIDYSQCNLDKRRTLILKALRYPLTAAKAIDDMAPEDLASYLLKLADEFNSWYQVDPVIRETNEGARECKALIVELLRQTLRDGLSLLGVPTPDRM; this is encoded by the coding sequence ATGAACTCCAACAGAGCCGATCCCTATACAGAGCTACACACCAAGTTGACCGAGATCGTATCCAGGAGAACTGGCGAGGATCCCAGGAGGGTTTCGTGGCTGATAACCCCTCCGCGGAAGGGGTATGGAGACCTCTCTATACCCCTCGTCAGGTTCTCCCGAAGACACGGGATAAGCCCGGACACGCTCTTCTCCGATATTCTAAGCGATATAAAGGATCTCGGGCTTCCCATCGAAAAAGCCTCTCTTGAGAAGGGATACATGAACCTGGCCCTGGACGTGCCCGAGCTCGTGAAGAGACTCTCAGCCATGCTAAGCGGGGGGTGGACAGTCAGGATACCGCCCATCGATAACCCTCTCAGGATAGTAGTCGAGCACACCAGCGCTAACCCGATTCATCCACTTCATATAGGACACGCGAGGAATACTAGTATAGGCGATACACTGGCCCGGATGCTGGAGGCCCGGGGCCACATAGTAAATACCAGGTTTTACATAGATGACGTCGGCAAGCAAGTCGCCATCGTAGCCTACGGGTTCAAAGTGCTAGGCGTAGACCCGCTGGAGGAGGCCAGGAAGCTTAATATGAAGCCCGACCACCTAGTCGGCTGGGTCTACGCCACGACGTTCACATTACTCGATATAGCCAGGCTAAAAAGAGAGATAGACGGGCTAACAGACGACCAAGATAAGAAGACTCTACTCGGCAAGCTAGACGAGCTAATCGCTATAGCGGCCGGTTTAAAAGAGCGAGATCCCGGATCCTACTTCGATAAGCTACTAGCAGGGCTTGAACCTGGAGTCGACCATGAAGCCGAGATACAGAAGCTTATGCAGCGCTATGAGAGGGGGCTTGAACCCGAGAGGAGCCTGGTTCGGCGTGTCACGGGCACAGTCCTCGAAGGATTCAAGGAGACGCTCTCGCGCCTTGAAGTGGAATTCGATGACTGGGACTGGGAGAGCGATATTGTGTGGAGTAGCCGGGTTGCAAAGATAATAGAGGAGGCGAAGAAGAGTCCCTACTATATCAAATACAAGGGAACAGACGCCATAGACATACCTAGGATAATAGAAGAGGTTCTGGAGAGGGACCTGGAAGCTAGGAATGCCATAAGGATCCCGAAGGGATGGGAGATCCCTCCCCTAATACTAGTGCGGGCCGACGGGACGACCCTCTACACGACGAGAGACCTAGCGTATACGCTCTACAAGTTCGAGGAATTCTCGTCGGACAAGGTAGTCAACGTTATAGGAGCGGACCAGAGACTGGCTCAGCTACAGTTGAGACTGGCACTTCTAGGACTGGGTTATAAGAAGGAGGCGCTAAACCTCATACACTATGACTATGAGATAGTGAGTCTCCCGGGGCAGAGGATGAGTAGTAGAAGAGGTAAACTAGTGGATCTAGACGGCATCCTGGACTCCCTCCATGCACGGGCGTCCTTGGAGGTCAGGAAGCGGAACCCTGAGGCCAGTGAAGAGTGGGTCGATGATGTGGCGTGGAAGATAGCTGTTGGAGCCTTAAGGTTCGCTCTTGTAAGAACCAATGCCAGGAGGCCTATAGTGTTTGACCCCGAGCGGGCCCTGAATCTAGAGGAGAACTCGGGTCCCTACCTCCAGTACACCCATGCGAGGGCCGTCGGGATCCTGAGGAAGCATGGCCCGGTGAACTACGACTCTATAGACTATAGCCAGTGCAACCTAGATAAGAGAAGGACTCTCATACTGAAAGCCCTCCGCTACCCCCTCACAGCCGCTAAAGCAATAGATGACATGGCTCCAGAAGACCTAGCCAGCTACCTCTTGAAGCTAGCCGACGAGTTCAACAGCTGGTACCAGGTCGACCCCGTTATCAGGGAGACTAACGAGGGAGCCCGCGAGTGCAAGGCCCTAATCGTCGAGCTTCTCCGACAGACCCTCCGAGACGGCCTCAGCCTACTAGGTGTCCCCACGCCCGATAGAATGTAG